The following nucleotide sequence is from Vidua chalybeata isolate OUT-0048 chromosome 21, bVidCha1 merged haplotype, whole genome shotgun sequence.
CAGCAGAGCTTTGCCACCAGGATGAAATTCTGTACGCACAGAGAAGctgttccagccctgggagtgtccaaggccaggctggacagggcttggagcaccctggtctagggcaaggtgtccctgcccatggcagggggtggcactggatgggctttaatgtcctttctaacccaaaccattctgggattttatgaTTTAAAATCTCTGTCACTTTTTCCTCTAAATCCCATTTCCTCTGGTGCTCATGCAATAGAATTCAGTCTTGTTAAATGGGATGATTATTGAAAATATTAGGAATACAGTGGAGACTATTTCTAGTCTAATTCAAAGCAAAATGATTAGTTAACAATAAAAGAAGATGGTTCATTACATTGTTTTTGCTACCTGTCTGGACAGCCTTCTTGAACCCCAATGACATACATGTCCTGGGCAAAATCTGGATCTGTTGGCAATAAGAAGTCATCCAGATTCACTGGAAGTTCCTATTACacaagaaatttaaaacaaaaagaaagaaaagaaaagcagtattagttatgcaaatatttattagaaaaataccTTGTAATTTGACAAAGATGATTGTCAAGGAACATAGTCTTGAACAGAAGGACATCACCCCAGTCCTCTCAGTAGAGCTGGGGTGACTTTACTGCCAAAGGACCTGTGAAGTCCTCTGTGCACCTACCTTCTGCCCCTGCATGTTCCAGGTGGCCACAAAGATTCCCATATTCCGATTAGGGAAATATCTGCTGAGTTCTTCTGCTCCCATTAAGGCACCACTTGCCAGAAGGCTGCCTTCCAAATAGCTCCTGTGGACAGAAGACCCAAAAAAGAGCATTTAAGGAAAGGGCATGGCAGCTGGGATATTGCTGTGTAATGTTTGGATCTTGAAGTAATCAAGAATACACCTTTAAGAaggaatttaatatttataaattgtTCTGCTTGCCTGAAGTTCCTTCCAAAGCCAGGACACAAGGGTGATGGTGAGGCTGATGCTGCTCAAGTTCTGTGATGAGAAGAATGAAGCCATCCAAAGTCTTCAACCCCACTAAACTCATCCAGATACAGAACAAAGAAATTGGTTTGATAACctcagggtgcccagagcagctgtggctgcccctggatccctggaagtgtccaaggccaggctggacagggcttggagcagcctgggacagtggaaggtgtccctgcccatggcaggggtggcactggatgagctttgaggtcccttccacccaaacaattccatgattctgtgatcccattAAATTTGAGTACCTTGAAGCAGCTCAGTTTACTTCAAACATCAGAACAGCTCCACCATTCCCAGTGTTCTGGCATCAGGTTTCTTCTAACCAAAAACTCAAACTCACATCCTTCCTTCAATTCAgcttcaagaaaataatttattgagCCTGTGGTCTCAAAATATCCCCTTTGGGAAGGACAGATGCATCCCACAGCACCTGCCTCTCTGAAGGATATGATTACAGAGGTGAGGGACGCTGGCACAGGGACTGCACGTTGAATAAGCATTTTTAATCTTGCTTAAGCTCTGCAAAAAATGATGAGAGAATAATGTCAGGGAGTTCTGGGCAAGCCAGCACCGCCCGcctggctccagctgctttagggaggaatgggaaagaaaaccctCATGGCAAACAAGTAACAATCTatctttggggcttttttacCAGCTAGTAACACTTTAATTTATCTCAGAATTCTTTCCCCTCTACTGCTGACTCCCACGCTTTGGATCAATGATTAGGTTTTTCCCTCCTGCAGAGGAGCTCCTGTGGGATACTGGAGTAGTTCCCAGCACATAATTTGATCCTGCCAGAAAGCAAACAAGTGCAACCTCTGCTCAGCACCTCACAGGACTGTGATGATGCTGCATGACAATCTCAATTTAAAATATctggtgttatttttttctgtcatttatcATTTTGGTTCAAGCCCAGTGTACTTTTagatttttctaaaaaacaGTTTTCCCAACTGCTGGCAAGCACAGCCGCCACTTCTTAATTCTCAAACGAGATTATGTTAATATTACAAGCAAACTGACAGCAAACCAGACTCAGATTTACGAAAATACTTAGCTAAAAGGAGCAAATGCAGAGTGTTTGTACTGATCTCTTCATCTTCCAACTCTCTTCACAGCGGGTTAAATAACAGAACGGCTTTTGAGCTCACAAgttcctccccctgcccagtgggattctcctccctgctgacaccccaaaagcaggaggaaagctGGGGGAGCCCTACCTGCTGCGAACGTCCTTGGCTCGGATGGGAGTGAGCACGCTGAAGGTGGATTTCATGGAGTCTGTGGAGCAATTGTCATAGAGCGTCCCATTGCCCTGCAGCCTGGAGTCgctgaggctgctgctcacCCTCCCAAACTTGTGCTGAGAATAATGTCGGTAATCCAGGCAATCTGAGTCGATCCTATTAGCTGTCCTCAGTGAGTGGGAGGCCACGTTGAGCTCCATGGGGGGCAGGGGGCGGGCCGGCATGATTTGGGACAGCCGGGGTTTGCCCCCCGCGAACCCCTTCCCCCGCAGGAGCCCCCCAAAGGCACTGGAGATCTCGGAGGCTCGTTTGCCCAGGTCCGAGGCGCCTCCCCTGCTCTTCCCCCCGGGACTGGCTTCCAAGGCGTCTGGTGAACTGTGCAAGGaatcctgctggcagcagggattgcaggggctggccctgcccctggtgggagggctgggggacGCTTCCTGCAGGGAACCGTTGGAGGAGCTCGTCTCGTTGGGATCAGTCAGACTTTCCTGGCTCGTCCTAAATCGTCTCCACTTCCTCCAGCTCTTTTCATCCAGGGATGCAGCACGTTCCAGCCGGGGCTTCCGAGGGGGCCTTGGAGTGATcgatttaattttcatattagCTTTGAGTTCTTCTGGCAGAAGCTTTAAGGTCTCACTTATGGGCGTGCCTATTTTCAGAGGTGCCCCATCGCCCCCAGCCTCctttttggctgcttttccagctttttttgcCTGCAGGTCCTGTACTGCTCCACCCTCCATGCTCCGAGTAAGACACAGCCTTGAGTGCTGCGGAAATCCATTCGGAGTACTCATTGTCCCCCAGGTACCAGCTGTGGATGCTGCTCCAGGTGAAAAGTTCCTCAAAGCATACTTTCCTTCCCTTTATCACAGGGCTTTACTCAGCCAGCAAGACATGGGAACTGCAGACAGCTCAGCCTTTAGCTGGGAATGAAGGGCAGGTGAATGTGCAGGCAGAGGCATTGTCTGCAAAATTCCAAGACGTGGGGTACCTGGATTCCCCCAGGAGAAAGACGTAAGAAGGAAAAGTTATCGAGCTGTAAACTGTACTCCTCGATCAGAAAGCATCTCCTTGCAGGACCTCCCTCTAGCACAACTCACACCTTAACGTGACCTTGTTAGAAAATCACTGTTCTTTCCCGTTTTTTTACCCCGAAAGCAGAGCAAAGACCTCCTGTACGGCTGTGTACGCCCTTCTTTAAGGGAAGGCAGCGTGCCCTGTTAGCACGAAAGGGAATTTAAGCTGCACAGAAACCTCAGCTCGTTGTCCTTGCTGTACACAGGCGTCACCAGCACGACCAGCCCGCAGCACGGGCTGCCTGAGGCCAGGAAATTTCCAGCGATCCCACAGCCGGGAAATCGCTGCCGCCTTTTCCTGCCTTGCACCAACCCCGCTCACCGCCGCTGACACCGAGAAAATACCCCAGGGGTGGCTTTAGGGTGCGGGAACGGGCTTCGAGTGCATTTCTACACGGGGGAAGCACCTCGTCATTCTGCGGCTACCGCGGACCAGCCTCCCCCGGCCCTGGGAGGGCAACACGGGGGGTCTGAACGCAGCCCCGAGCGCGGGTTTGGCTCTGAGGGGCCGCCGCCCGCATCCcccggccgggcgggcgggaCCCGGCCCCGGCCCTCACTCTCACAACggccgcgccccccgcccgccggggccgccccttGCCCGCCGCTGCGGGCGGGACGCGGCCCGCGCCTCACCCGGTTCCTCACGGCTCCTCGCCGCTATCCGCGATCGCAGCGTCGGTGCCGGTGCCCGTTTCGGTGCCGGTCCCGGTgcggccgccccggcccggccgtgGCAACGGGGGAAGCGCTGGGgcgggcccgccccgcccgcaGCGCCCCCCGGCGGCCGGAGGAGCGCCCGGCAGCGATCGCGGAAAGTCGCGGCCGTCGCGACACGGGACGAAGGCGGCGtttaaaaagcagattaaagTAAACGTGTTACACTCGAAGGCTTTTAAAAGTTGTCTATACTAAGCCTAATGCTTAAATTTTGTACATTTCAGTACAAACACTGATCACAGGCTGAGGATCACTCCGTTTCCAGCCTTTGCCATGGATACGGACATCCTCCAcatgctccaagccctgtccagcctgaccttggacacttccagccacggcttctctgggcaacctgtgccagagcctcttcaccctcacaggaaaggatttcttcccaatattgCATCTAAACCTACTCTGCTGAAGCTGTtccaaaaaccaaacacttcAGGCTGCCTTTCCTCACAACAGATCATTCCCAGACAAACAGGAAAGGCTCCTTCACCCACCTCATTAAAGCAATAACCAcaagaagaaagtaaaatgtGAAAGTGCTCCAGAGcgcaaaatattttatttaagaatttaCAGTGTCAAATCTTACACTTAGGAaagacagcagctcccagctcaggggGAGCCTCCTTGAATGAAGTTGTTTGGCAGTCTCtactgaaaggagaaaataatcagCAGCCTGGCTGGACTAGAGGAAAGCCAAGTGTCTGATTAGGTTTCAATTATAGAAAAGTAAACCACACTGACTGCTGCTGTCCATGTCGGGGATTGAGAATGGACCAGCACACAAAAGTTTCTAATCCCCCTAAACAGTGTTTTACTTGGGCTGCATACAAACTTTTTGGGACATAGATAAGGCTATCACAATCTTAGAAAAGTGGTGttattcaggaaaagaaaaaaaaaaagaaaaaaaaaaaaaaaaaaaaaaaaaaaaaaccaaaaaaaaccaaaaagacaaCTGGGGACAAATACTGGCAATTTCACATTCGTATTACTTCTACTCCTGGGCAGAAATTCAAGTAAAATCAAATAGTTTGGTGGCAAGTTCTAAATAAAATATGGCCTAAtgatttaataaatatttaaagtttatttctctctttgcaGATAATTCAGATTCTTCAGTGAATATAAACACTGCATACCATGGTTTTCAAGATTTCCTATATTAAACCTAAAGATTTTGAAGTCCATCTCTAGAGGTCTAATCCGTCTACTTTTAGTATGAAATTTAGCTGTTAGCTATTTAAGACCTTGGTTATTTTAGTAAGGGAGATTCAAGAACGGCGTATTACACTGATTCTGGCactcccaaaaggaaaaaataagcaaCTTTCAAGCTGTTACCCCCCGGCTGCAGAGTGCCAGCAGTTTGAGAGAAAGCAAAGTAACCGTATTGCACTTAAACAAACACTCACTCGTCAAGAGAACAGCGTTGGCTATGATACAGAGCTCCTTCCCACTATACACTTGGCTTTACAGGTAGTCTAAACCACAAACTACATACAGACTAGGAAAGATCCAAATCAAATCAGGATTAGATTACAGTCACAGTTTTCATTCAATATAGGTCGATTTATTTGGATGAGCTGTGGCCCCCTCCCGGctcccaaaaaccaaaccagcacGAGGCAGCTCCTGGGTGAGCCTCTCCCAGGGGAACATCTCTGGTTCCACACTCTGGCTGAAAGCATCACGATTGTGCATGGTCCTCTTAAGGCCACAGTGTTATCTTACAATGTGGAcatgtttgcttgttttttttttttacccctgctgggaggggagcaTCCTTCAGAAATTAAGGAATCCCTGAAATTATGCCTCGGAAGGTCACGCTAGTaaggtttaaaataaacttaagGAATAAATTGCCTATGCAATTTACAAACAGGTTTTGTAACAGACAGCAACTATTTCCTCTCTTGTGCCTATTCTTTATCACAGCAAAGCTATTTCTAGCCAggttttgaaaaggaaaagttaCATATATTTCATGTTTGGTAATGGTTTGCGTAGATGAGGTGCAAGCATGAAAAAATCACCCATCATTAGATTTCTGTCATGTCAACTGCAGCTGATACCACGTGCTGTAAGGCTGAGTAGCTCTTTGCATACTCAGAACGTGAGTAAGGATTCCAAATACAAAGCCATTGTATTCTACTTCAATGTTGGATACTTCCTCTGTCCAATTCTTCCCAGTCTTGAACTTCCAGTGGCTGCAGGAGACTGTAAAAAGAAAGGTATAAACAAAATGTTCTGTAAAAGTGTCATGCTGGAGACAAAAATTCAAGAAACCGGCAATAAAGTTTTGAATGGGAACTTGTTAAATTGAACAGGTGCCAGACTGATCTTTGTGCACATTTAACACTCTGTGTGCAACAACCCAGATGAAGCTGATAAAGcacaaaataatgttttgttcAAAGCATGGAATCAGActggtttgggtcagaagggactttaaagcccaccacattccaccccctgccatgggcagggacaacttctgctgtcccagactgctccaaaccctgtccagcctggccttggacccttccagggatccaggggcagccacagcttccctagGAAATCTTGAATAATAAggataaggaaaaggaaagatgagGTTTTCACTCACTTGTGCAAATTGAGAGGGGTTGTAGAACGGTACCGCCCCTGCTGAAGGTGCCCCCGAGGGTGGAACAGTGGCaggctgggaagagaaaaatctgaaattagaCAAGGGCAGAGAGGAACTCCAGTGCCTCTCAAATGTGGTCTGCTAAGTTATACAGAGCAAATATTCACAGGAATAATGCCAACAACATGGAGAGCGCAGCCTATTGGAACAACTCCAGAGTGCTGGTACAGTTTGCATCCAGATCTAGAACAGGGCTGGCTTAATGTAGGAATTGGCCAAACAGTGTCACATGCATCAACTGCAAATAGCTCTGCAGGTCCAAAGcatgcaaaaccaacacaagaCACCAGTGCAACTCCACTCAAT
It contains:
- the INPP5E gene encoding phosphatidylinositol polyphosphate 5-phosphatase type IV produces the protein MSTPNGFPQHSRLCLTRSMEGGAVQDLQAKKAGKAAKKEAGGDGAPLKIGTPISETLKLLPEELKANMKIKSITPRPPRKPRLERAASLDEKSWRKWRRFRTSQESLTDPNETSSSNGSLQEASPSPPTRGRASPCNPCCQQDSLHSSPDALEASPGGKSRGGASDLGKRASEISSAFGGLLRGKGFAGGKPRLSQIMPARPLPPMELNVASHSLRTANRIDSDCLDYRHYSQHKFGRVSSSLSDSRLQGNGTLYDNCSTDSMKSTFSVLTPIRAKDVRSRSYLEGSLLASGALMGAEELSRYFPNRNMGIFVATWNMQGQKELPVNLDDFLLPTDPDFAQDMYVIGVQEGCPDRREWEIRLQETLGPHYVLLHSAAHGVLYMSVFIRRDLIWFCSEVEYATVTTRIVSQIKTKGALGISFTFFGTSFLFITSHFTSGDSKVNERKLDYNKTIQALTLPKNVPDTNPYRSSSSDVTTRFDEVFWFGDFNFRLNKDRETVDSILNQNPDTDVSKLLVYDQLTSEMSRGSIFKGFQEAAIHFRPSYKFDIGKDSYDTTSKQRTPSYTDRVVFRSRYKDDIQAVKYSSCPVIKTSDHRPVFALFRVKVRPGRDNIPLAAGLFDRDLYLIGIRRRATRELLKRREQKDQRSSSICSIS